A window of Acinetobacter sp. TR3 contains these coding sequences:
- a CDS encoding BRO-N domain-containing protein, which translates to MNALTHFDFKSSCVRIVLDDNGEPLFCLADVYKALDISRTSRLFRELDPKGVADCHIPTNGGNQKLIFISEPNLYRVIFRSNKPEAINFQNWVFAEVLPILRKTGEYSSPHARQTAYEELNRLCMQEKVSKDKGTFHSLGMHRRKHEKHLNAKRIQTCKANLQIAFEGLHHD; encoded by the coding sequence ATGAACGCCTTAACCCATTTCGATTTTAAATCCAGTTGCGTTCGTATTGTTTTAGATGACAACGGCGAACCTTTATTTTGTTTGGCGGATGTATACAAAGCTTTAGACATAAGCCGTACATCACGCCTATTTCGTGAACTTGACCCAAAGGGTGTGGCGGATTGCCACATCCCTACTAATGGCGGAAATCAAAAACTGATTTTTATCAGTGAACCAAATCTATACCGTGTCATTTTTAGATCAAACAAACCCGAAGCGATTAATTTCCAAAACTGGGTATTTGCAGAAGTTTTGCCAATACTTAGAAAGACAGGTGAATACAGTTCACCACACGCACGACAAACCGCTTATGAGGAACTTAACCGCCTTTGTATGCAAGAAAAGGTATCAAAGGACAAAGGCACATTTCACAGCTTAGGTATGCACCGCCGTAAGCATGAAAAGCATTTAAACGCCAAGCGTATCCAAACATGCAAAGCAAATTTGCAGATTGCTTTTGAGGGGTTACACCATGATTGA
- a CDS encoding DsbC family protein — MLKRIALFSLLSCTSAMIFANVETLKNNLNQQYPNIHVSNIQATEMTGLYSANLDNQIIYLDENAQHMFIGSMVRLKDQKNLTKDLVLKQNSIDWKQLPLKDAIKTVKGNGKQQLAIFSDPNCPYCKKLEAELDKLNDVTIYTFIYPLKAQSITVSKSIWCDPNQAYAWKNLLQKNVQPKEKNCANPIDRNLELGKKLGIEGTPTLIFGNGLKMVGGRSAADIRMIWKELGL; from the coding sequence ATGTTAAAAAGAATCGCTTTATTTTCATTATTGAGTTGCACGTCTGCGATGATTTTTGCAAATGTAGAAACCTTAAAAAATAATTTAAATCAGCAATACCCCAATATTCATGTTAGCAATATTCAAGCAACAGAAATGACAGGACTTTATAGTGCCAATTTAGACAATCAGATTATTTATTTGGATGAAAATGCCCAACATATGTTTATTGGTTCGATGGTTCGTTTAAAAGATCAAAAGAATCTGACCAAGGACTTGGTTCTAAAGCAAAATTCAATTGACTGGAAACAATTACCTTTAAAAGATGCAATAAAAACGGTAAAGGGTAATGGCAAACAGCAGCTCGCTATTTTTTCAGATCCGAATTGTCCATATTGTAAGAAATTAGAAGCTGAACTGGATAAGCTCAATGATGTCACCATTTATACGTTTATCTACCCATTAAAAGCACAATCGATTACGGTCTCAAAATCGATTTGGTGTGATCCTAACCAAGCTTACGCGTGGAAAAATTTATTGCAAAAGAATGTACAGCCTAAAGAAAAAAACTGTGCTAATCCGATTGATCGCAATCTAGAATTAGGGAAAAAATTAGGTATAGAAGGAACGCCAACGCTGATATTCGGGAATGGCCTGAAAATGGTTGGCGGGCGGAGTGCTGCAGACATTCGGATGATTTGGAAAGAACTCGGTTTATAA
- a CDS encoding helix-turn-helix transcriptional regulator, whose translation MNLSKEQQNENVRLIRRKEVQTKTGLGASSIYAMMKNGEFPQCLNLSERRVAWIESEVDQWIANRIAQHKATIATMGA comes from the coding sequence ATGAATTTATCTAAAGAACAGCAAAACGAAAACGTCCGCTTAATCCGCCGCAAAGAAGTCCAAACCAAAACTGGACTTGGTGCGTCATCTATTTACGCCATGATGAAAAATGGTGAATTTCCACAATGCTTGAATCTGTCCGAACGCCGTGTCGCTTGGATTGAATCAGAAGTTGACCAGTGGATTGCTAATCGTATTGCACAGCACAAAGCCACCATTGCAACGATGGGGGCATAA
- a CDS encoding DUF927 domain-containing protein, with amino-acid sequence MTDNIYDVAVGLSNATPQKQQSPLERVGNDASDSIVEALEEYTVPLFNNNPLHGAMVKMMGGCPVEIRRSVIENATQYGFAEKNALYGLAVFDLFDENLQPTGAVFTNPTIEGFKDIVFGRGGLYFNRSKLNELPLIVTDDIHLAFKTTYPVYAPYSDSKIKAYTLKALMKAHPDLYVIAPVHQQDDIQRRYTDLDVKIAFIPEPPNFAMSQDELDSMIQVAVEQAKAPPKGHLAKPFKMDDGSWLHVLESGLYQIKEKQDENGETKQSKILISNALIILGEARSLKNDNWKRVIQFHDKDRTLHTLIIPYEHFMGEAQDALKLIASHGLMPPRQTYKKNVFINYIQDYPIEKRFRCVDRTGWYGNTFVTTNRTYGNQDDEQLLFNSEMKDPYSTMGTLEGWQELSRLIEPHALAVLSFACAFSGQLVTPLDIESGGFHIYGTSTDGKSTITKAACSVWGRPKDVSKSWRTTDNALENDAELRNDNYLNLDELRQAVPKAVSDIVYMLTGAQGKARGSKSGRNRENKQFNLMYTSTGEIALEDHLRRGGIEMDAGLLLRFAHIPSDAGKGYGVLECINYGNSSSDVGNRINELSAKHYGHAGIKWLEYLTANKDDLMLQAQSMLDDFIAKHATKNSQAVRVLRRFALVAVAGELATQAGITGWQQGRSFDAVGQCFNTWLGTLGNGENIEETKILEHFKAFFEAHGTSRFESLTVIRHPDGEVIRPRIHNRVGYYDPDERIYLVSSTMFKQEMCIGINEATAKKVLKSNGWLVLGEDDRVVKRMGGKLPDGSRPRMMHFKADVMHSFDDES; translated from the coding sequence ATGACTGATAATATCTATGATGTTGCAGTCGGTTTATCAAATGCTACCCCTCAGAAACAACAAAGCCCACTTGAGCGAGTGGGCAATGATGCAAGCGATTCAATTGTCGAAGCACTTGAAGAATATACAGTTCCATTATTTAACAACAATCCGCTACACGGTGCAATGGTTAAAATGATGGGCGGTTGTCCTGTAGAAATCCGCCGTTCAGTGATTGAGAACGCCACCCAGTACGGTTTTGCAGAGAAGAATGCCCTATATGGTTTGGCGGTATTTGATCTTTTTGACGAAAACCTACAACCGACTGGAGCAGTATTTACCAATCCAACGATTGAGGGATTCAAGGATATTGTTTTTGGTCGTGGTGGCTTGTATTTCAATCGGTCAAAGTTAAACGAATTACCTTTGATTGTGACTGATGATATTCACCTTGCATTTAAAACGACATATCCAGTCTATGCGCCATATAGTGATAGCAAGATCAAAGCCTATACCCTCAAGGCATTAATGAAAGCACATCCTGATCTATATGTGATTGCCCCAGTCCATCAACAGGACGACATACAACGCCGTTATACTGACCTCGATGTCAAAATAGCATTTATTCCTGAACCGCCTAATTTTGCTATGTCGCAAGATGAACTGGATAGCATGATTCAGGTGGCAGTTGAACAAGCCAAAGCCCCACCCAAAGGACATTTAGCCAAACCGTTCAAAATGGATGATGGTTCTTGGTTGCATGTATTGGAAAGCGGTTTATATCAGATCAAGGAAAAACAGGACGAGAACGGCGAAACCAAGCAAAGCAAAATACTCATTTCAAATGCTTTGATTATTTTGGGAGAAGCTCGAAGCCTAAAAAATGACAACTGGAAACGTGTTATCCAGTTCCATGATAAAGATCGTACTTTGCATACATTGATTATCCCTTATGAGCATTTCATGGGTGAAGCACAGGACGCTTTAAAGTTGATTGCTAGTCATGGATTGATGCCACCACGTCAGACCTACAAGAAAAATGTATTCATCAACTACATTCAAGACTACCCCATCGAGAAGCGTTTTCGTTGTGTAGATCGTACTGGATGGTATGGCAATACCTTTGTCACCACCAACCGCACCTATGGCAACCAAGACGATGAACAACTGTTATTCAATAGCGAGATGAAAGACCCTTACAGCACTATGGGAACGCTTGAGGGATGGCAAGAATTAAGCCGATTGATTGAACCTCATGCCCTTGCTGTATTGTCCTTTGCATGTGCATTTTCGGGGCAATTGGTGACACCACTGGATATAGAAAGCGGCGGCTTTCATATTTACGGTACTTCAACCGATGGCAAAAGCACGATTACAAAGGCAGCTTGTAGCGTATGGGGCAGACCGAAAGACGTGTCGAAGTCATGGCGCACTACTGACAACGCTTTAGAAAATGATGCAGAACTCCGCAATGATAATTATCTCAATCTCGATGAACTACGGCAGGCAGTCCCGAAAGCCGTGTCGGATATTGTGTATATGCTGACAGGCGCACAGGGTAAAGCACGGGGCAGTAAATCGGGCAGAAATAGAGAAAATAAGCAATTCAATCTGATGTACACCTCTACAGGTGAAATTGCTTTAGAAGATCATTTAAGACGTGGCGGTATCGAAATGGATGCAGGGTTATTACTCCGCTTTGCTCATATTCCCAGTGATGCAGGCAAAGGATACGGGGTACTTGAGTGTATCAATTATGGCAATAGCTCCAGTGATGTTGGCAACCGTATCAATGAGCTATCCGCCAAACACTACGGACATGCAGGCATCAAGTGGCTTGAATATCTGACTGCAAACAAAGATGACTTGATGCTACAAGCACAATCCATGCTTGATGACTTCATAGCCAAACATGCCACCAAAAACAGCCAAGCGGTGCGAGTATTACGCCGTTTTGCACTGGTGGCAGTTGCAGGCGAACTAGCAACACAGGCAGGCATCACGGGATGGCAGCAAGGGCGAAGTTTTGACGCTGTAGGGCAATGTTTTAATACTTGGCTAGGCACACTGGGCAACGGCGAAAACATTGAGGAAACCAAGATACTGGAGCATTTCAAGGCATTCTTTGAAGCACATGGGACAAGCCGTTTTGAAAGCCTAACCGTTATCCGCCATCCTGATGGTGAAGTGATTAGACCACGTATTCACAACCGTGTCGGCTACTATGACCCTGATGAGCGTATTTACCTTGTATCAAGCACTATGTTTAAACAGGAAATGTGTATCGGCATCAATGAAGCCACCGCCAAAAAGGTGCTTAAATCGAATGGATGGCTTGTACTGGGTGAAGATGACCGAGTAGTGAAGCGCATGGGCGGAAAATTACCCGATGGCAGCCGCCCGAGAATGATGCACTTTAAGGCTGATGTCATGCACAGCTTTGATGATGAATCCTAA
- a CDS encoding helix-turn-helix domain-containing protein, translating to MNKTTQDQTILDHLQQGKTISQAEAIELCDCYRLSAVIDRLRKQGFEIVTHNEKNLNSKGTHARYELKEVAA from the coding sequence ATGAACAAAACTACTCAAGACCAAACCATCCTAGACCACCTCCAACAAGGCAAAACCATAAGCCAAGCCGAAGCCATAGAGCTATGCGACTGCTACCGCCTTTCGGCTGTCATTGACCGATTAAGAAAGCAAGGTTTTGAAATCGTGACCCATAACGAAAAGAACCTAAACAGCAAAGGCACACATGCCCGATACGAATTAAAAGAGGTGGCAGCATGA
- a CDS encoding PilT/PilU family type 4a pilus ATPase: MYNSELLEEAKTFMFHMLTKVVEYGGSDLFITADFPPSIKLQGLMRPLGQQILTAEKTKLFAYSLMNEKQRQEFENEWECNFAINIPDVSRFRVNVFKQQLQIGMVIRTITSEIPTFQKLKLPESLKNVMMEKRGLVLVVGSTGSGKSTSLAAMIDYRNENSAGHIITVEDPVEYVHKHKKSMITHREVGVDCHTWHHALKNTLRQAPDVILIGEIRDTETMEHAIAFAETGHLCLGTLHANNANQALDRIINFFPDERRNQLLMDLSSNMKAIISQRLVRTQDGQGRRAAVEILLNTPLIAENILKGQFHNLKEIMTKSRELGMQTFDQALFDLYNEGAISYDEALRNADSLNELRLQIKLKSTRQEGVPASAATSLNMLKEDSEEQEMQGV, translated from the coding sequence ATGTATAATTCGGAACTATTAGAAGAAGCCAAAACGTTTATGTTTCATATGCTGACCAAAGTGGTCGAATATGGCGGCTCAGATTTATTTATTACAGCAGACTTTCCACCGAGTATAAAATTACAAGGTTTGATGCGTCCGTTGGGACAGCAAATCTTAACAGCAGAAAAAACCAAGCTATTTGCATATAGCCTAATGAATGAAAAACAACGCCAAGAGTTTGAAAACGAATGGGAATGTAATTTCGCAATCAACATTCCTGATGTATCTCGTTTTCGTGTTAATGTATTTAAGCAACAACTACAAATCGGCATGGTCATCCGAACTATTACCTCAGAAATACCCACTTTCCAAAAGCTCAAACTTCCAGAATCTTTGAAAAATGTCATGATGGAAAAACGTGGCTTAGTATTAGTCGTAGGAAGTACGGGGTCAGGTAAATCAACCTCATTAGCGGCAATGATTGATTATCGTAATGAAAATTCGGCGGGGCATATTATTACGGTTGAAGACCCCGTGGAATATGTACACAAGCATAAGAAATCAATGATTACCCACCGAGAAGTAGGTGTAGATTGCCATACTTGGCACCATGCCTTAAAAAACACTTTGCGTCAGGCACCTGATGTAATTCTGATCGGTGAAATCCGTGATACTGAAACCATGGAACATGCGATTGCTTTCGCTGAAACAGGGCATCTGTGTTTAGGGACGCTCCACGCAAACAATGCCAACCAAGCCTTAGATCGAATTATCAACTTCTTTCCAGATGAACGTCGCAATCAATTACTAATGGATCTTTCATCCAATATGAAAGCCATTATTTCTCAACGCTTGGTCCGTACTCAAGATGGTCAAGGTCGTCGTGCAGCCGTAGAGATTCTACTGAATACACCATTAATTGCAGAAAATATTTTAAAAGGTCAATTTCATAATCTTAAAGAAATTATGACTAAATCTCGTGAATTAGGTATGCAAACTTTTGATCAGGCCTTGTTTGATTTATATAACGAAGGTGCAATTAGTTATGATGAAGCGTTACGTAATGCTGACTCATTGAATGAGTTACGCTTACAAATTAAGCTGAAAAGTACTCGTCAAGAAGGTGTTCCAGCCAGTGCAGCAACTTCTTTAAATATGCTGAAAGAAGACTCTGAAGAGCAAGAAATGCAAGGCGTTTAA